The following are encoded in a window of Dysidea avara chromosome 4, odDysAvar1.4, whole genome shotgun sequence genomic DNA:
- the LOC136253940 gene encoding uncharacterized protein → MPALMKTCAHCGTRCYPRCHFCDFCKTEFPKRAPKIKQIKHAYKAWACLRQKALMMNKSCGADFFILMHKKNDKRDTWYHLTSKGAGKAFAKKFKTIRYYWRRFVKAYLRLHNSENQTDTTDDEEEEIIEDDGIAEYQHEDDDVRTQDGDQGGDLPEDMDVTNPAAPHTSVTTPIAPRTSVTTPTALRTSVATPIAPRTSVATPTAPRTSGKCVMVDAQ, encoded by the exons ATGCCTG CTTTGATGAAGACATGTGCACACTGTGGTACTCGGTGTTATCCAAGATGTCACTTTTGTGACTTCTGTAAGACAGAATTCCCAAAACGTGCTCCAAAGATAAAGCAAATAAAGCACGCGTATAAAGCGTGGGCTTGTTTGCGTCAAAAG gCATTGATGATGAACAAATCCTGTGGGGCTGATTTTTTTATCCTCATGCACAAAAAAAATGATAAAAGGGATACATGGTATCACCTGACTTCTAAGGGAGCTGGCAAGGCATTTGCAAAGAAGTTCAAAACTATCAGATATTACTGGAGGCGTTTCGTCAAAGCTTATTTGC GACTTCATAATTCCGAAAATCAAACAG ACACAACTGATGATGAGGAGGAAGAAATTATTGAAGATGATGGCAtag CTGAGTATCaacatgaagatgatgatgtcAGAACTCAGGATG GAGATCAAGGTGGTGACTTGCCAGAGGACATGGATG TAACTAATCCGGCAGCTCCCCATACTAGTG TAACTACTCCAATAGCTCCCCGTACCAGTG TAACTACTCCAACAGCTCTCCGTACCAGTG TAGCTACTCCAATAGCTCCCCGTACCAGTG TAGCTACTCCAACAGCTCCCCGTACCAGTGGTAAGTGTGTAATGGTAGAtgctcagtaa
- the LOC136252538 gene encoding uncharacterized protein isoform X2 — protein sequence MLSNDDIHLTLITTPAAPRTSVATPTAPRTSVTTPTAPHTSVTTLAAPRISGTTPTQLSTTVTRPNVTAVQVALPNVTSTPQVTRPNVTAVQVALPNVTTTPQVTRPNITAVQVALPNVTTTPQVTRPNITAVQVALPNVTSTPQVALTNGKKRRRCGECRGCQATSCGKCKFCCNKQHKKPCKERRCVSLRY from the exons ATGCTCAGTAATGATGATATACATCTCACCCTAATAACTACTCCGGCAGCTCCCCGTACCAGTG TAGCCACTCCAACAGCTCCCCGTACCAGTG TAACTACTCCAACAGCTCCCCATACCAGTG TAACTACTCTGGCAGCTCCCCGAATCAGTG GTACAACACCTACTCAGTTATCTACAACTG TGACTCGGCCCAACG TAACTGCTGTACAAGTGGCTCTGCCCAATG taacttCCACACCACAAGTGACTCGGCCCAATG TAACTGCTGTACAAGTGGCTCTGCCCAATG taactacCACACCACAAGTGACTCGGCCCAATA TAACTGCTGTACAAGTGGCTCTGCCCAATG taactacCACACCACAAGTGACTCGGCCCAATA TAACTGCTGTACAAGTGGCTCTGCCCAATG taacttCCACACCACAAGTTGCTCTTACCAATG gTAAGAAGAGGAGGCGTTGTGGTGAGTGCAGAGGCTGCCAGGCAACCAGTTGTGGCAAATGCAAATTTTGCTGTAATAAACAACATAAAAAACCATGCAAAGAGCGCAGGTGTGTTTCGTTAAGGTATTAA
- the LOC136252538 gene encoding mucin-7-like isoform X4, with amino-acid sequence MLSNNDMYLTLVATPTAPRTSVATPTAPRTSVTTPTAPHTSVTTLAAPRISGTTPTQLSTTVTAVQVALPNVTSTPQVTRPNVTAVQVALPNVTTTPQVTRPNITAVQVALPNVTTTPQVTRPNITAVQVALPNVTSTPQVALTNGKKRRRCGECRGCQATSCGKCKFCCNKQHKKPCKERRCVSLRY; translated from the exons AtgctcagtaataatgataTGTATCTCACCCTAGTAGCTACTCCAACAGCTCCCCGTACCAGTG TAGCTACTCCAACAGCTCCCCGTACCAGTG TAACTACTCCAACAGCTCCCCATACCAGTG TAACTACTCTGGCAGCTCCCCGAATCAGTG GTACAACACCTACTCAGTTATCTACAACTG TAACTGCTGTACAAGTGGCTCTGCCCAATG taacttCCACACCACAAGTGACTCGGCCCAATG TAACTGCTGTACAAGTGGCTCTGCCCAATG taactacCACACCACAAGTGACTCGGCCCAATA TAACTGCTGTACAAGTGGCTCTGCCCAATG taactacCACACCACAAGTGACTCGGCCCAATA TAACTGCTGTACAAGTGGCTCTGCCCAATG taacttCCACACCACAAGTTGCTCTTACCAATG gTAAGAAGAGGAGGCGTTGTGGTGAGTGCAGAGGCTGCCAGGCAACCAGTTGTGGCAAATGCAAATTTTGCTGTAATAAACAACATAAAAAACCATGCAAAGAGCGCAGGTGTGTTTCGTTAAGGTATTAA
- the LOC136252538 gene encoding mucin-7-like isoform X1: MLSNNDMYLTLVATPTAPRTSVATPTAPRTSVTTPTAPHTSVTTLAAPRISGTTPTQLSTTVTRPNVTAVQVALPNVTSTPQVTRPNVTAVQVALPNVTTTPQVTRPNITAVQVALPNVTTTPQVTRPNITAVQVALPNVTSTPQVALTNGKKRRRCGECRGCQATSCGKCKFCCNKQHKKPCKERRCVSLRY, encoded by the exons AtgctcagtaataatgataTGTATCTCACCCTAGTAGCTACTCCAACAGCTCCCCGTACCAGTG TAGCTACTCCAACAGCTCCCCGTACCAGTG TAACTACTCCAACAGCTCCCCATACCAGTG TAACTACTCTGGCAGCTCCCCGAATCAGTG GTACAACACCTACTCAGTTATCTACAACTG TGACTCGGCCCAACG TAACTGCTGTACAAGTGGCTCTGCCCAATG taacttCCACACCACAAGTGACTCGGCCCAATG TAACTGCTGTACAAGTGGCTCTGCCCAATG taactacCACACCACAAGTGACTCGGCCCAATA TAACTGCTGTACAAGTGGCTCTGCCCAATG taactacCACACCACAAGTGACTCGGCCCAATA TAACTGCTGTACAAGTGGCTCTGCCCAATG taacttCCACACCACAAGTTGCTCTTACCAATG gTAAGAAGAGGAGGCGTTGTGGTGAGTGCAGAGGCTGCCAGGCAACCAGTTGTGGCAAATGCAAATTTTGCTGTAATAAACAACATAAAAAACCATGCAAAGAGCGCAGGTGTGTTTCGTTAAGGTATTAA
- the LOC136252538 gene encoding mucin-7-like isoform X9, with protein sequence MLSNNDMYLTLVATPTAPRTSVATPTAPRTSVTTPTAPHTSVTTLAAPRISGTTPTQLSTTVTRPNVTAVQVALPNVTSTPQVTRPNVTAVQVALPNVTTTPQVTRPNITAVQVALPNVTSTPQVALTNGKKRRRCGECRGCQATSCGKCKFCCNKQHKKPCKERRCVSLRY encoded by the exons AtgctcagtaataatgataTGTATCTCACCCTAGTAGCTACTCCAACAGCTCCCCGTACCAGTG TAGCTACTCCAACAGCTCCCCGTACCAGTG TAACTACTCCAACAGCTCCCCATACCAGTG TAACTACTCTGGCAGCTCCCCGAATCAGTG GTACAACACCTACTCAGTTATCTACAACTG TGACTCGGCCCAACG TAACTGCTGTACAAGTGGCTCTGCCCAATG taacttCCACACCACAAGTGACTCGGCCCAATG TAACTGCTGTACAAGTGGCTCTGCCCAATG taactacCACACCACAAGTGACTCGGCCCAATA TAACTGCTGTACAAGTGGCTCTGCCCAATG taacttCCACACCACAAGTTGCTCTTACCAATG gTAAGAAGAGGAGGCGTTGTGGTGAGTGCAGAGGCTGCCAGGCAACCAGTTGTGGCAAATGCAAATTTTGCTGTAATAAACAACATAAAAAACCATGCAAAGAGCGCAGGTGTGTTTCGTTAAGGTATTAA
- the LOC136252538 gene encoding uncharacterized protein isoform X3, with protein sequence MLSNNDMYLTLVATPTAPRTSVATPTAPRTSVTTPTAPHTSVTTLAAPRISGTTPTQLSTTVTRPNVTAVQVALPNVTSTPQVTRPNVALPNVTTTPQVTRPNITAVQVALPNVTTTPQVTRPNITAVQVALPNVTSTPQVALTNGKKRRRCGECRGCQATSCGKCKFCCNKQHKKPCKERRCVSLRY encoded by the exons AtgctcagtaataatgataTGTATCTCACCCTAGTAGCTACTCCAACAGCTCCCCGTACCAGTG TAGCTACTCCAACAGCTCCCCGTACCAGTG TAACTACTCCAACAGCTCCCCATACCAGTG TAACTACTCTGGCAGCTCCCCGAATCAGTG GTACAACACCTACTCAGTTATCTACAACTG TGACTCGGCCCAACG TAACTGCTGTACAAGTGGCTCTGCCCAATG taacttCCACACCACAAGTGACTCGGCCCAATG TGGCTCTGCCCAATG taactacCACACCACAAGTGACTCGGCCCAATA TAACTGCTGTACAAGTGGCTCTGCCCAATG taactacCACACCACAAGTGACTCGGCCCAATA TAACTGCTGTACAAGTGGCTCTGCCCAATG taacttCCACACCACAAGTTGCTCTTACCAATG gTAAGAAGAGGAGGCGTTGTGGTGAGTGCAGAGGCTGCCAGGCAACCAGTTGTGGCAAATGCAAATTTTGCTGTAATAAACAACATAAAAAACCATGCAAAGAGCGCAGGTGTGTTTCGTTAAGGTATTAA
- the LOC136252538 gene encoding uncharacterized protein isoform X11 → MLSNNDMYLTLVATPTAPRTSVATPTAPRTSVTTPTAPHTSVTTLAAPRISGTTPTQLSTTVTRPNVTAVQVALPNVTSTPQVTRPNVALPNVTTTPQVTRPNITAVQVALPNVTSTPQVALTNGKKRRRCGECRGCQATSCGKCKFCCNKQHKKPCKERRCVSLRY, encoded by the exons AtgctcagtaataatgataTGTATCTCACCCTAGTAGCTACTCCAACAGCTCCCCGTACCAGTG TAGCTACTCCAACAGCTCCCCGTACCAGTG TAACTACTCCAACAGCTCCCCATACCAGTG TAACTACTCTGGCAGCTCCCCGAATCAGTG GTACAACACCTACTCAGTTATCTACAACTG TGACTCGGCCCAACG TAACTGCTGTACAAGTGGCTCTGCCCAATG taacttCCACACCACAAGTGACTCGGCCCAATG TGGCTCTGCCCAATG taactacCACACCACAAGTGACTCGGCCCAATA TAACTGCTGTACAAGTGGCTCTGCCCAATG taacttCCACACCACAAGTTGCTCTTACCAATG gTAAGAAGAGGAGGCGTTGTGGTGAGTGCAGAGGCTGCCAGGCAACCAGTTGTGGCAAATGCAAATTTTGCTGTAATAAACAACATAAAAAACCATGCAAAGAGCGCAGGTGTGTTTCGTTAAGGTATTAA
- the LOC136252538 gene encoding mucin-7-like isoform X5 translates to MLSNNDMYLTLVATPTAPRTSVATPTAPRTSVTTPTAPHTSVTTLAAPRISGTTPTQLSTTVTRPNVTAVQVALPNVTSTPQVTRPNVTTTPQVTRPNITAVQVALPNVTTTPQVTRPNITAVQVALPNVTSTPQVALTNGKKRRRCGECRGCQATSCGKCKFCCNKQHKKPCKERRCVSLRY, encoded by the exons AtgctcagtaataatgataTGTATCTCACCCTAGTAGCTACTCCAACAGCTCCCCGTACCAGTG TAGCTACTCCAACAGCTCCCCGTACCAGTG TAACTACTCCAACAGCTCCCCATACCAGTG TAACTACTCTGGCAGCTCCCCGAATCAGTG GTACAACACCTACTCAGTTATCTACAACTG TGACTCGGCCCAACG TAACTGCTGTACAAGTGGCTCTGCCCAATG taacttCCACACCACAAGTGACTCGGCCCAATG taactacCACACCACAAGTGACTCGGCCCAATA TAACTGCTGTACAAGTGGCTCTGCCCAATG taactacCACACCACAAGTGACTCGGCCCAATA TAACTGCTGTACAAGTGGCTCTGCCCAATG taacttCCACACCACAAGTTGCTCTTACCAATG gTAAGAAGAGGAGGCGTTGTGGTGAGTGCAGAGGCTGCCAGGCAACCAGTTGTGGCAAATGCAAATTTTGCTGTAATAAACAACATAAAAAACCATGCAAAGAGCGCAGGTGTGTTTCGTTAAGGTATTAA
- the LOC136252538 gene encoding mucin-7-like isoform X6, whose product MLSNNDMYLTLVATPTAPRTSVATPTAPRTSVTTPTAPHTSVTTLAAPRISGTTPTQLSTTVTAVQVALPNVTSTPQVTRPNVALPNVTTTPQVTRPNITAVQVALPNVTTTPQVTRPNITAVQVALPNVTSTPQVALTNGKKRRRCGECRGCQATSCGKCKFCCNKQHKKPCKERRCVSLRY is encoded by the exons AtgctcagtaataatgataTGTATCTCACCCTAGTAGCTACTCCAACAGCTCCCCGTACCAGTG TAGCTACTCCAACAGCTCCCCGTACCAGTG TAACTACTCCAACAGCTCCCCATACCAGTG TAACTACTCTGGCAGCTCCCCGAATCAGTG GTACAACACCTACTCAGTTATCTACAACTG TAACTGCTGTACAAGTGGCTCTGCCCAATG taacttCCACACCACAAGTGACTCGGCCCAATG TGGCTCTGCCCAATG taactacCACACCACAAGTGACTCGGCCCAATA TAACTGCTGTACAAGTGGCTCTGCCCAATG taactacCACACCACAAGTGACTCGGCCCAATA TAACTGCTGTACAAGTGGCTCTGCCCAATG taacttCCACACCACAAGTTGCTCTTACCAATG gTAAGAAGAGGAGGCGTTGTGGTGAGTGCAGAGGCTGCCAGGCAACCAGTTGTGGCAAATGCAAATTTTGCTGTAATAAACAACATAAAAAACCATGCAAAGAGCGCAGGTGTGTTTCGTTAAGGTATTAA
- the LOC136252538 gene encoding mucin-7-like isoform X7 translates to MLSNNDMYLTLVATPTAPRTSVATPTAPRTSVTTPTAPHTSVTTLAAPRISGTTPTQLSTTVTAVQVALPNVTSTPQVTRPNVTTTPQVTRPNITAVQVALPNVTTTPQVTRPNITAVQVALPNVTSTPQVALTNGKKRRRCGECRGCQATSCGKCKFCCNKQHKKPCKERRCVSLRY, encoded by the exons AtgctcagtaataatgataTGTATCTCACCCTAGTAGCTACTCCAACAGCTCCCCGTACCAGTG TAGCTACTCCAACAGCTCCCCGTACCAGTG TAACTACTCCAACAGCTCCCCATACCAGTG TAACTACTCTGGCAGCTCCCCGAATCAGTG GTACAACACCTACTCAGTTATCTACAACTG TAACTGCTGTACAAGTGGCTCTGCCCAATG taacttCCACACCACAAGTGACTCGGCCCAATG taactacCACACCACAAGTGACTCGGCCCAATA TAACTGCTGTACAAGTGGCTCTGCCCAATG taactacCACACCACAAGTGACTCGGCCCAATA TAACTGCTGTACAAGTGGCTCTGCCCAATG taacttCCACACCACAAGTTGCTCTTACCAATG gTAAGAAGAGGAGGCGTTGTGGTGAGTGCAGAGGCTGCCAGGCAACCAGTTGTGGCAAATGCAAATTTTGCTGTAATAAACAACATAAAAAACCATGCAAAGAGCGCAGGTGTGTTTCGTTAAGGTATTAA